The segment GTGATCAATTTACCCGGATATTAGAGAAGCGTTATAACTGAAGTAGGGTTCAGGAAAGAGGACGGCATGAGCCGTCTTTTTTCTTCCCAAAATAAAACTGCGGACCGTCATGGTCCGCAGTTGCAGAAAAGTCAAGGGATATAAACTGCGACGAGAAAGGGTGCGTGATTCCGGTTCAGCATTTCATAACGAATGATTTGATACTGTTTGGAAGTAAGGCTTTCCAGGAAAGATAATGCTGTCCGGGCTTCCTCTGTTCCACCGGGGTGCCCGGTATAGAAGACGACTGTTAACATTCCGCCGGCATCCAGCAACTCTAAGGATTGTTTGAGTGCACGCAATGTGGATGCGGGCCGGGTGATGATCTGAGGATCTCCCTTGGGTAAATAGCCTAGATTAAACATGATCCCTCGTATCGGACTCTTTCTATTGTGTGCCTGAATGTGAGCAATCATCTCTTCGTGACCGGCATGGACAAAAGTGACCCGATTACTTAGTCCTGCCTCTTGTAGGCGCTTTTTTGAATTGGCAAGAGCTTCGTTTTGAATGTCAAAACTGAATACCTGACCGGTATTGCCTACTAATCGGGCTAAAAACAGGGTGTCATGACCATTTCCTGCAGTGGCGTCAATTGCGATGTCTCCTGGTCCCACTGCTGATTGAATCAGGTTATGTGCCATGGTCAAGATCGAAGGAAGGCTCATGATTGTACCTGCTGTGGCAGAATGGCAGTTTTGTGGGGAGACCATTTCTTGCCCTGCCAGGAATCCCGTTGTCTCAGTTCTTTGTCAATCGCATTGAGAGCTTCCCATTTTTTTGTACTCCACATAGGGCCGATCATTAAATCAGGAGGACCATCCCCGGTAACCCGGTGCATGATCATGTCAGGGGGCATCATCTCCAAGGATTCCACTACGAGACGGATATAGGTATCCTTGTCAAGGAGACGAACCAGGCCATCCCGGTATTGTTTCACCATCGGCGTTTTCCGCAACAGATGGAGAGAGTGTATTTTTAAGCCCTGAATATCCATGGTGGAACAGGCTTCAGCGGTTTCCAGCATCATGGTTTCGGTTTCTTGAGGCAGTCCGAAAATGATATGGGCACAGGTACGAATTCCCCGGGATCGCAGTTTGGCTACACCCTCCAAGAAGCAGGCGTAATCATGTCCCCGGTTGATCAGATCGGAGGTTTGATCGTGTATGGTTTGCAATCCCAGCTCCACCCACAAGTACGTTCTTTGATTGATTTCTTCCAGTAAATCCAACACGTCGTCCGGGAGGCAATCCGGTCGGGTGGCGATGGAGAGTCCCACAACGCCGGGTTGTTTCAGAATGCATTCATACATGGGACGAAGAACCTCCACCGGTGCATAGGTGTTGCTGAAAGCCTGGAAATAACCGATATACCGGGCTTTCGGCCATTTTTGATGCATCCGGTCCCGTACTTGGCGAAACTGTTGTACCAAATCATCCCGTCGATCTCCGGCAAAGTCACCTGAACCCCGTGGGCTGCAAAATGTACAGCCCCCGGCTGCTACCGTTCCGTCCCGGTTTGGGCAAGTAAACCCGCCATCCAAGGGTACTTTAAACACCTTTTCTCCAAATTGGTTGCGAAGATGATAATTCCATGTATGGTAACGTTTATCCCCCCAGGAGAGGGGAGTGGGTTGTATGGTGGTATTCACGGAAAACCGTCCTTTGTAACAAGTTTTCCTATTATTATACTACAAACAGAAAGAAGCTGAGGCACTCGGCAGTCTTCTAATATGCAATGTGTAGGTTGGTTAAAGGACAAATAAGTTTTTTTATTCTTTTTCACTTTTTGTTAACAAGTTTCGACATATTTTGCTATGATGGATACAAGTGATAAAATAGACAACTTTAGTCGATGGATCACTTGGGAGTAAATTCGCTCCAAATAGAAAGATGGGGGAATGGCAGTTGAAAAAGCTGAGACTGTCCTTATACGTACTTCTAATGGCCATATTGGTGGTTGGTTGCTCCAGCGTGTCCGAAAGTGGTACAAATGAGGAAAAGGGTAAAGAGTCTGAGAAGAAAAAAGATTATACGCTGGATGAAGTGATCGACAAAGCGAACAAACAGGTGTCTGAAGTAAATGGTGTCACCTATGATGTGAAAGGGAAACAGGATTTTACCATGGAGATAGGCGGGAAAACCCAGGAAATGGGTATGGATATTGACATGGTGATGAATTATACCAACGATCCCGTTGCCATGCACATGAAAGGGAATTTAGTTTCCAACGGAGAAAAGATTCCCATGGAAGCTTACCTTGTAGATAATGAAATGTATCAAAATGGTGAAGGCGGGGGCTGGATCAAGACAAAGGTGGATGGAATTCAAGGGATCCAAGGAACACAAGCCCAGCAACCTACCGAATCTCTCGAACAATTTAAAAAGGTATTGGATAAATTATCCGGCAACAAAAAAGATGGACCTGTGAAAATGACCGAGGAAGAAGATGCCTATTTGCTGGAGA is part of the Kroppenstedtia pulmonis genome and harbors:
- a CDS encoding TIGR01212 family radical SAM protein (This family includes YhcC from E. coli K-12, an uncharacterized radical SAM protein.), producing MNTTIQPTPLSWGDKRYHTWNYHLRNQFGEKVFKVPLDGGFTCPNRDGTVAAGGCTFCSPRGSGDFAGDRRDDLVQQFRQVRDRMHQKWPKARYIGYFQAFSNTYAPVEVLRPMYECILKQPGVVGLSIATRPDCLPDDVLDLLEEINQRTYLWVELGLQTIHDQTSDLINRGHDYACFLEGVAKLRSRGIRTCAHIIFGLPQETETMMLETAEACSTMDIQGLKIHSLHLLRKTPMVKQYRDGLVRLLDKDTYIRLVVESLEMMPPDMIMHRVTGDGPPDLMIGPMWSTKKWEALNAIDKELRQRDSWQGKKWSPHKTAILPQQVQS
- a CDS encoding DUF6612 family protein: MKKLRLSLYVLLMAILVVGCSSVSESGTNEEKGKESEKKKDYTLDEVIDKANKQVSEVNGVTYDVKGKQDFTMEIGGKTQEMGMDIDMVMNYTNDPVAMHMKGNLVSNGEKIPMEAYLVDNEMYQNGEGGGWIKTKVDGIQGIQGTQAQQPTESLEQFKKVLDKLSGNKKDGPVKMTEEEDAYLLEMNLTEKDSKELFDEMTKQMKSSIAPQFEEENLPIQLDDIKFSRLNQKIWVDKESFDQKKVDQVMEMEIPIEDMKMKIKQNMIMELKGEYKDKITVPEDVKSKARSF
- a CDS encoding class I SAM-dependent methyltransferase; protein product: MSLPSILTMAHNLIQSAVGPGDIAIDATAGNGHDTLFLARLVGNTGQVFSFDIQNEALANSKKRLQEAGLSNRVTFVHAGHEEMIAHIQAHNRKSPIRGIMFNLGYLPKGDPQIITRPASTLRALKQSLELLDAGGMLTVVFYTGHPGGTEEARTALSFLESLTSKQYQIIRYEMLNRNHAPFLVAVYIP